From a single Micromonospora carbonacea genomic region:
- a CDS encoding glycosyltransferase 87 family protein → MTAAADRAARAPAPWRRVDRAAGGLALDLGLYAASAAFAAVTAATSTLPPHRAWGSIAAFGYLVAALAVAGQLAARRRDAAAALAALPARWTVTGLAWATTTLLPLLAQSAQRAAGRTDRAQEEVVVVEHSGNRLVETGTPYLGHDAIAALPADERLLGYTPYQPGMALFGLPRAVADGWWTDARVWFAVATALLLALAVRVLRTGAPTAADTPTAGDPAGGGDRAATVLRGFQAATVLPVCALTLATGGDDLPVLAACLLALALAATGRPGRAGLAVGAAGALKLFAWPVALVLIAWAATHRRAGRLAAGALGLPALALLPALLVDRDALVENVLRFPLGHGLVTSPAQSPFPGHLITTTLPGGRVAAAALLVAAGAAIAVRLLRRPPRTATAAALICGYGLLAAILLMPTTRFGYLLYPVALLAWAPALPRPAPAPAAP, encoded by the coding sequence GTGACCGCCGCCGCCGACCGGGCCGCCCGTGCCCCCGCACCGTGGCGCAGGGTCGACCGGGCCGCCGGCGGCCTCGCCCTCGACCTCGGCCTCTACGCTGCCTCCGCCGCGTTCGCGGCCGTCACCGCCGCCACCTCCACCCTGCCGCCGCACCGCGCCTGGGGGAGCATCGCCGCGTTCGGCTACCTGGTCGCCGCGCTCGCCGTCGCCGGCCAACTCGCCGCCCGCCGCCGGGACGCCGCCGCGGCGCTCGCCGCCCTGCCGGCCCGCTGGACGGTCACCGGGCTGGCCTGGGCCACCACCACGCTGCTGCCGCTGCTGGCGCAGAGCGCGCAGCGGGCCGCCGGCCGCACCGACCGTGCGCAGGAGGAGGTGGTCGTCGTCGAGCACAGCGGCAACCGCCTCGTCGAGACCGGCACGCCCTACCTCGGGCACGACGCGATCGCCGCGCTCCCCGCCGACGAGCGGCTGCTCGGCTACACCCCGTACCAGCCGGGCATGGCCCTGTTCGGGCTGCCGCGCGCCGTCGCGGACGGCTGGTGGACCGACGCCCGCGTCTGGTTCGCGGTCGCCACCGCGCTGCTCCTCGCCCTCGCGGTGCGCGTCCTGCGCACCGGAGCCCCGACCGCCGCCGACACCCCGACCGCCGGGGATCCGGCCGGCGGCGGCGACCGGGCGGCGACCGTGCTGCGCGGGTTCCAGGCGGCGACCGTGCTGCCGGTCTGCGCCCTCACCCTCGCCACCGGCGGCGACGACCTGCCGGTGCTCGCCGCCTGCCTGCTGGCCCTCGCCCTCGCCGCCACCGGCCGGCCGGGCCGCGCCGGCCTCGCCGTCGGCGCGGCGGGCGCGCTGAAGCTCTTCGCCTGGCCGGTCGCCCTCGTGCTGATCGCCTGGGCGGCCACCCACCGCCGCGCCGGGCGGCTCGCCGCCGGCGCGCTCGGCCTGCCGGCCCTCGCCCTGCTGCCCGCCCTACTCGTCGACCGCGACGCGCTGGTCGAGAACGTGCTGCGCTTCCCGCTCGGGCACGGCCTGGTCACCAGCCCGGCGCAGTCCCCGTTTCCGGGTCACCTGATCACCACCACCCTGCCCGGCGGCCGGGTCGCCGCCGCCGCGCTGCTCGTCGCCGCTGGGGCCGCCATCGCCGTCCGGCTCCTGCGCCGCCCGCCCCGCACGGCCACCGCCGCCGCCCTGATCTGCGGGTACGGGCTGCTCGCAGCGATCCTGCTGATGCCCACCACCCGCTTCGGCTACCTGCTCTACCCGGTCGCCCTGCTGGCCTGGGCACCCGCCCTGCCCCGCCCCGCGCCGGCCCCCGCCGCCCCCTGA
- a CDS encoding phosphoribosyltransferase, with protein MTTTFRDRDDAGRVLADRLAGLVGRSDVTVLALVRGGVPVARVVAGRLGVPLDVLVVRKLGLPLAPEVAFGALGPHGVRVLNETVAARLDAAEVAEVQRREQAELDRRERRYRAGRPPLDLTGRTAVIVDDGLATGATARAAVQVARRLGARRVVVAVPVGSQQAYEMLAAEADEVVCAERPADFGAVGAYYFDFHEVSDDEVTDALAAIG; from the coding sequence ATGACGACGACCTTCCGCGACCGGGACGACGCCGGCCGGGTCCTCGCCGACCGGCTCGCCGGCCTCGTCGGGCGCTCCGACGTCACCGTGCTCGCGCTCGTCCGGGGCGGCGTGCCCGTGGCCCGGGTCGTCGCCGGGCGGCTCGGCGTCCCCCTCGACGTGCTGGTGGTCCGCAAGCTCGGCCTGCCCCTGGCCCCCGAGGTCGCCTTCGGCGCGCTCGGCCCCCACGGCGTGCGGGTGCTCAACGAGACGGTGGCCGCCCGGCTCGACGCCGCGGAGGTCGCCGAGGTGCAGCGCCGTGAGCAGGCGGAACTGGACCGCCGCGAACGCCGTTACCGGGCCGGACGGCCCCCGCTCGACCTGACCGGCCGGACCGCCGTCATCGTTGACGACGGCCTCGCCACCGGGGCCACCGCCCGCGCCGCCGTCCAGGTGGCCCGACGCCTCGGGGCCCGCCGGGTGGTCGTCGCGGTGCCCGTCGGCTCGCAGCAGGCGTACGAGATGCTCGCCGCCGAGGCCGACGAGGTCGTCTGCGCCGAGCGGCCCGCCGACTTCGGCGCGGTCGGCGCCTACTACTTCGACTTCCACGAGGTGTCCGACGACGAGGTGACCGACGCGCTCGCGGCAATCGGGTGA
- a CDS encoding molybdenum cofactor biosynthesis protein MoaE: protein MTIEESTVFGTVTTAPLDLAAHEAAVADRRAGAVVSFQGVVRDHDHGRVVLSLEYEGHPNAAAVLREVAAEIAADPDVYAVAVSHRVGPLAIGDAALVAAVSTAHRAAAFAACARLVDEVKARLPIWKRQVFADGTEEWVNCP, encoded by the coding sequence GTGACGATCGAGGAGTCGACGGTCTTCGGCACGGTCACCACCGCGCCGCTGGACCTGGCCGCGCACGAGGCGGCGGTCGCCGACCGGCGGGCCGGGGCGGTGGTGTCGTTCCAGGGCGTGGTCCGCGACCACGACCACGGCCGCGTGGTGCTCAGCCTGGAGTACGAGGGGCACCCGAACGCCGCCGCCGTGCTCCGGGAGGTCGCCGCCGAGATCGCCGCCGACCCCGACGTATACGCGGTCGCCGTGTCGCACCGCGTCGGCCCGCTCGCCATCGGCGACGCCGCCCTGGTGGCGGCGGTGAGCACCGCGCACCGGGCCGCCGCGTTCGCCGCCTGCGCCCGGCTCGTCGACGAGGTGAAGGCGCGGCTGCCGATCTGGAAGCGGCAGGTGTTCGCCGACGGCACCGAGGAGTGGGTCAACTGCCCCTGA
- a CDS encoding molybdopterin molybdotransferase MoeA: MSTETASAAEQVAVPPPAGWEEARSRVYAVGLAAALPAVGRPLAETDGHTLAEPLTTRTDLPAFPTSSVDGWAVRGDGPWRVVGRVLAGGSPAPLTDDGTTVEIATGAMVPEGVTAILRVEESTRTADGRVAGTPRPTPEWREPGEEARAGEELLPAGTPVDPAVIGLAASCGHDTLRVRRPPRAALLVFGDELLTSGPPAAGRVRDALGPAVPAWLRRYGCQVRPADVVGPVADTLPAHVAALRAALATADLVCTTGGTMHGPVDHLHPTLEALGADYVVNTVAVRPGFPMLLARLVDPDGRVRFVAGLPGNPQSAIVAIVSLVAPLLAGLQGRPMPVLPHATLADAVPGRGDHTHLALVRLDRAAGTAHPVRHVGSAMLRGLAGADGFAVIRPGTTGEPGARVPVVPLPLLPGERSCP; this comes from the coding sequence GTGAGCACGGAAACCGCGTCCGCCGCGGAGCAGGTCGCCGTACCGCCGCCGGCCGGCTGGGAGGAGGCCCGCTCCCGGGTGTACGCCGTCGGCCTCGCCGCCGCGCTGCCCGCCGTCGGCCGGCCGCTCGCCGAGACCGACGGGCACACCCTCGCCGAGCCGCTGACCACCCGCACCGACCTGCCCGCCTTCCCCACCTCCAGCGTGGACGGCTGGGCGGTGCGCGGGGACGGGCCGTGGCGGGTCGTCGGCCGGGTGCTGGCCGGTGGCAGCCCGGCCCCGCTGACCGACGACGGCACCACCGTCGAGATCGCCACCGGCGCGATGGTGCCCGAGGGGGTCACCGCGATCCTGCGGGTCGAGGAGTCCACCCGCACCGCCGACGGCCGGGTCGCCGGCACCCCCCGGCCGACCCCGGAGTGGCGCGAGCCCGGCGAGGAGGCACGCGCCGGTGAGGAGCTGCTCCCGGCGGGCACCCCGGTCGACCCGGCGGTGATCGGCCTCGCCGCCTCCTGCGGCCACGACACGCTGCGGGTCCGCCGGCCGCCCCGCGCCGCGCTGCTGGTCTTCGGCGACGAGCTGTTGACGTCGGGGCCGCCGGCCGCCGGCCGTGTCCGGGACGCCCTCGGGCCGGCCGTGCCGGCGTGGCTGCGCCGGTACGGCTGCCAGGTGCGCCCGGCCGACGTCGTCGGCCCGGTGGCGGACACCCTGCCGGCGCACGTGGCGGCCCTGCGCGCGGCGCTGGCCACCGCCGACCTGGTCTGCACCACCGGCGGCACGATGCACGGCCCGGTCGACCACCTGCACCCCACCCTGGAGGCGCTCGGCGCGGACTACGTGGTCAACACGGTCGCCGTCCGCCCCGGGTTCCCGATGCTGCTGGCCCGGCTGGTCGACCCGGACGGCCGGGTCCGCTTCGTCGCCGGCCTGCCCGGCAACCCGCAGTCCGCGATCGTCGCGATCGTCTCGCTGGTCGCGCCGCTGCTGGCGGGCCTACAGGGCCGGCCGATGCCGGTGCTGCCGCACGCCACGCTGGCCGACGCGGTGCCGGGGCGCGGCGACCACACCCACCTCGCCCTGGTCCGGCTGGACCGGGCCGCCGGCACCGCCCACCCGGTCCGGCACGTCGGGTCGGCGATGCTGCGCGGGCTGGCCGGCGCGGACGGCTTCGCGGTCATCCGCCCGGGCACGACCGGCGAGCCGGGCGCGCGGGTGCCGGTCGTGCCGCTGCCCCTGCTGCCCGGGGAGCGGTCGTGTCCGTGA
- the dnaB gene encoding replicative DNA helicase yields the protein MSVTDDMRTEPRGGGQPPASAQRDGQFEKTPPQDVAAEQCVLGGMLLSKDAIADVVEILKSTDFYRPVHATIFDAILDIYGRGEPADAITVAAALADSGDLARIGGAPYLHTLIATVPTAANAAYYARIVGERAVLRRLVEAGTKIVQLGYGTGNNGSRDVDDIVDLAQQAVYEITERRVSEDFAILADMLQPTLDEIEAVGAQGGVMTGVPTGFTDLDRLLNGLHPGQLIIVAGRPGLGKALALDTPLPTPDGWTTMGEVAAGDRLLAADGTPTTVTAAFEVRHDRPCYEVEFSDGSVIVADAEHLWRTTAAPEAVTTARIAATLHTDTAGRQPRHAVGNCAPLRLPTRDLAVAPYTLGVGVGEGSAEPHLPPDYLRASEDQRRELLAGLMDAAGTVGPDGNLRYASTSRRLAGCVRELVVGLGYRCTVGEQPAREGSPVAYTVDFSTPDPVFRLADKRAAHAARQRTAPDAGVRFVVDVRPVPSVPVRCVTVDNPDHLYLAGRSMIPTHNSTASMDFARNAAIRANQASAIFSLEMSKVEIVMRLLSAEARVPLHVLRSGQLSDDDWTKLARCMGEISEAPLFVDDTPSMNLMEIRAKARRLKQKHDLKLIVVDYLQLMTSPKRTESRQQEVADLSRGLKLLAKEVECPVIAVSQLNRGPEQRTDKRPQLSDLRESGSIEQDADVVILLHRDDYYDKESPRAGEADFIVAKHRNGPTDSITVAAQLHLSRFVDMAIV from the coding sequence GTGTCGGTCACCGACGACATGCGGACGGAGCCACGGGGCGGCGGCCAGCCACCGGCATCCGCCCAGCGGGACGGCCAGTTCGAGAAGACCCCACCCCAGGACGTCGCCGCCGAGCAGTGCGTCCTCGGCGGCATGCTGCTCTCCAAGGACGCCATCGCCGACGTCGTCGAGATCCTGAAGTCCACCGACTTCTACCGGCCGGTGCACGCGACGATCTTCGACGCCATCCTCGACATCTACGGCCGGGGCGAGCCCGCCGACGCGATCACGGTGGCCGCCGCCTTGGCCGACTCGGGCGACCTCGCCCGCATCGGCGGCGCGCCCTACCTGCACACCCTCATCGCGACCGTCCCCACCGCCGCCAACGCCGCCTACTACGCCCGCATCGTCGGGGAGCGGGCCGTGCTCCGCCGCCTCGTCGAGGCCGGCACCAAGATCGTGCAACTGGGCTACGGCACCGGCAACAACGGCAGCCGCGACGTCGACGACATCGTCGACCTCGCCCAGCAGGCCGTCTACGAGATCACCGAGCGCCGGGTCAGCGAGGACTTCGCCATCCTGGCGGACATGCTCCAGCCGACCCTCGACGAGATCGAGGCGGTGGGCGCCCAGGGCGGCGTCATGACCGGCGTGCCGACCGGCTTCACCGACCTCGACCGGCTGCTCAACGGCCTGCACCCCGGCCAATTGATCATCGTGGCGGGCCGGCCCGGTCTGGGCAAGGCGCTGGCGCTGGACACCCCGCTGCCCACCCCCGACGGCTGGACCACGATGGGCGAGGTGGCGGCCGGTGACCGGCTCCTCGCCGCGGACGGCACCCCGACCACCGTCACGGCCGCCTTCGAGGTGCGGCACGACCGCCCCTGCTACGAGGTCGAGTTCTCCGACGGCTCGGTCATCGTGGCCGACGCCGAGCACCTGTGGCGGACCACCGCCGCCCCGGAGGCGGTGACGACCGCCCGGATCGCCGCCACGCTGCACACCGACACGGCGGGCCGGCAGCCCCGCCACGCCGTCGGGAACTGCGCGCCGCTGCGGCTGCCCACGCGGGATCTCGCCGTCGCGCCGTACACCCTCGGAGTGGGCGTCGGCGAGGGCAGCGCCGAGCCGCACCTCCCGCCGGACTACCTCCGCGCGTCGGAGGACCAGCGCCGCGAGCTGCTCGCGGGCCTGATGGACGCCGCCGGGACGGTGGGCCCCGACGGGAACCTCCGGTACGCCTCGACCTCCCGACGGCTGGCCGGATGCGTCCGGGAACTCGTGGTCGGCCTCGGCTACCGGTGCACGGTCGGCGAGCAGCCGGCGCGGGAGGGCTCGCCCGTCGCGTACACCGTGGACTTCTCGACGCCCGACCCCGTCTTCCGCCTGGCGGACAAGCGGGCGGCGCACGCCGCGCGGCAGCGGACGGCCCCGGACGCCGGCGTCCGGTTCGTCGTGGACGTGCGGCCGGTGCCGAGCGTCCCGGTGCGCTGCGTGACCGTGGACAACCCGGACCACCTCTACCTGGCCGGCCGGTCCATGATCCCGACGCACAACAGCACCGCGAGCATGGACTTCGCCCGGAACGCGGCGATCCGGGCCAACCAGGCGTCGGCGATCTTCTCGCTGGAGATGAGCAAGGTCGAGATCGTCATGCGCCTGCTCTCGGCGGAGGCCCGCGTCCCGCTGCACGTGCTGCGCAGCGGCCAGCTCTCCGACGACGACTGGACCAAGCTGGCCCGTTGCATGGGTGAGATCAGCGAGGCGCCGCTCTTCGTCGACGACACGCCGAGCATGAACCTGATGGAGATCCGGGCGAAGGCGCGTCGGCTCAAGCAGAAGCACGACCTGAAGCTGATCGTCGTCGACTATCTCCAGCTCATGACGTCGCCGAAGCGCACCGAGAGCCGGCAGCAGGAGGTCGCGGACCTGTCCCGTGGCCTCAAGCTGCTGGCCAAGGAGGTCGAGTGCCCGGTGATCGCGGTGAGTCAGCTGAACCGTGGCCCGGAGCAGCGGACGGACAAGCGACCGCAGCTATCCGATTTGCGCGAATCTGGGTCAATTGAACAAGATGCTGACGTAGTAATACTTTTGCACCGGGACGACTACTACGACAAGGAGTCACCGCGCGCCGGGGAGGCGGACTTCATCGTCGCCAAGCACCGGAACGGGCCGACCGACTCGATCACCGTGGCCGCGCAGCTCCACCTGTCCCGCTTCGTCGACATGGCGATCGTCTGA
- a CDS encoding maleylpyruvate isomerase N-terminal domain-containing protein, whose protein sequence is MTAVSQPEALAQAYAGITDVVAPLDDAGLRRPTRCRGWRVADLLFHVLCDAQRALVALASPADGPADRDDVSYWQSFAAPPDATGTGTGRRAARDDDDSGDRHAGWVRRSVAAFERPSGVFRVWADTAPAAVRAAAAADPDGFVTTQGHVLRVPDLLATLTTEAVVHHLDLIVDLPDAPPPAALPARVAVASLCGLLSDDAVRPAGWDDRDFLLRATGRVPLTDRDRWELGEAAGWFPLIG, encoded by the coding sequence ATGACAGCCGTTTCGCAGCCCGAGGCGCTGGCCCAGGCGTACGCGGGGATCACCGACGTCGTGGCCCCGCTCGACGACGCCGGCCTGCGACGGCCCACCCGGTGCCGGGGCTGGCGCGTCGCCGACCTGCTGTTCCACGTGCTCTGCGACGCGCAGCGGGCGCTGGTCGCGCTCGCCAGCCCCGCCGACGGGCCGGCCGACCGCGACGACGTCTCCTACTGGCAGAGCTTCGCCGCGCCGCCCGACGCCACGGGGACGGGCACCGGCCGGCGGGCGGCCCGCGACGACGACGACAGCGGTGACCGGCACGCCGGGTGGGTCCGGCGCTCGGTCGCCGCGTTCGAGCGCCCCAGCGGGGTGTTCCGGGTCTGGGCCGACACGGCGCCGGCCGCCGTCCGCGCCGCCGCCGCGGCCGACCCGGACGGCTTCGTCACCACGCAGGGCCACGTGCTGCGGGTGCCGGACCTGCTGGCCACGCTCACCACCGAGGCGGTCGTGCACCACCTCGACCTGATCGTCGACCTGCCCGACGCCCCGCCGCCGGCCGCGCTGCCCGCCCGGGTCGCGGTGGCGAGCCTCTGCGGGCTGCTCAGCGACGACGCCGTCCGGCCGGCAGGCTGGGACGACCGGGACTTCCTGCTCAGGGCCACCGGCCGGGTGCCGCTGACCGACCGGGACCGGTGGGAGCTGGGCGAGGCCGCCGGCTGGTTCCCGCTGATCGGCTGA
- a CDS encoding zf-TFIIB domain-containing protein, with amino-acid sequence MQLTCPKCHGDMRQYERSGVVIDQCGECRGIFLDRGELEKLFEAEANWNRQQSAGAPNPARPAQAPGAYPPPPPPAHQPQQPGYGAVPPPPPPPPTHGYPPPAPAYGGHGQPHYGYHGHYRRKKHHGGFLGELFD; translated from the coding sequence ATGCAGCTCACCTGTCCCAAGTGTCACGGAGACATGCGCCAGTACGAGCGCAGCGGAGTCGTCATCGACCAGTGCGGCGAGTGTCGGGGGATCTTCCTCGACCGCGGCGAACTGGAGAAACTGTTCGAGGCCGAGGCGAACTGGAACCGGCAGCAGTCGGCGGGCGCCCCGAACCCGGCCCGGCCGGCCCAGGCGCCCGGCGCCTACCCGCCGCCTCCGCCGCCCGCGCACCAGCCGCAGCAGCCGGGCTACGGCGCGGTGCCCCCGCCTCCGCCCCCGCCGCCCACGCACGGCTACCCGCCGCCCGCCCCCGCGTACGGCGGGCACGGCCAACCGCACTACGGCTACCACGGCCACTACCGCCGCAAGAAGCACCACGGCGGTTTCCTCGGCGAGCTCTTCGACTGA
- a CDS encoding putative bifunctional diguanylate cyclase/phosphodiesterase yields the protein MAAPTNRRTETDRRLQSLVGLVVVCASAALVVSTNQLLAGGDPGNLALWAALVSLVAIGVTVKVRVRIRATNHDIAWTETAILIGLAVAPTPVVVLATALSIAITTWLDRKTTLKTLFGIGKNTLVAAVAGTVLHAAGWRTGDDLLVHLVLPLSVAYLAAVVLDELVTLPVIAMATGERLRDLFREDWGLRAATAAARLLVIVGTVFILRADSRLLLAVPPLVLSLHLLYSNRVRTRTEQQAWQRLARTTDALNVVDLDKVLTTAVTQAAELFSADEVEISLRGTGRTVRGSAGTLTYDGPTGPGGPTEGSVISARLEGHDRTVDVGTLRLRFRGPVRFSEREQYTLRTFTSALCTAVRNAQAYAELARVANEHAYAATHDTLTGLANRRHLLDQGSEQLNARHADGVTALVLIDLNHFKEVNDTLGHAAGDQVLLQVADRLRGAAQGGDLVARLGGDEFAVLLRGLPAPAVAAHRTEALLAALHEPLDLDGMRISVEASGGIAIAPASGGMPELLRRADVAMYQAKRAGQRIATYASTRDTADLGRLTLGGELPRAVADQEFTVNFQPIVDLGTGEVTSAEALARWHHPVHGVIDPLRFLEAVERSGLLPAFAEAILDQALIAANSWRDAGFDLPVAVNVSPRSLLDARFPSSVLARLRAHDLPPDRLVLELTETLTLSQLDVVDRVLSRLRDEGVRLALDDFGTGYSSLSLLSRIPVHELKIDRSFVSAMEGSAEAAAVIRSTLDLGRSLGLTVVAEGVESEPQRRALWELGCTAGQGHLFGRPVPAGTLLSTLHRGFGGRTGTLAPPLHDAGTVVRLPAGRRQGGRSRGERLPHLPA from the coding sequence GTGGCCGCTCCGACGAATCGACGGACCGAGACCGATCGGCGACTCCAGTCGCTAGTCGGTCTCGTCGTCGTTTGCGCGTCCGCCGCCCTCGTCGTCTCCACGAACCAGCTCCTGGCGGGGGGCGACCCCGGTAACCTGGCGCTCTGGGCGGCGCTCGTCTCGCTGGTCGCCATCGGCGTCACGGTGAAGGTCCGGGTCCGGATCAGAGCCACCAACCACGACATCGCCTGGACCGAGACCGCCATCCTCATCGGCCTCGCCGTCGCCCCCACCCCCGTGGTGGTCCTCGCCACCGCCCTCAGCATCGCGATCACCACCTGGCTGGACCGGAAGACCACGCTCAAGACGCTGTTCGGCATCGGCAAGAACACGCTCGTCGCGGCCGTCGCGGGGACGGTCCTGCACGCCGCCGGCTGGCGCACCGGCGACGACCTGCTCGTCCACCTCGTCCTGCCGCTCTCCGTCGCCTACCTGGCGGCCGTGGTCCTCGACGAGCTGGTCACCCTCCCGGTCATCGCGATGGCGACCGGCGAGCGGCTGCGCGACCTGTTCCGGGAGGACTGGGGCCTGCGGGCCGCCACCGCCGCCGCCCGGCTCCTGGTGATCGTCGGCACCGTCTTCATCCTCCGGGCCGACAGCCGCCTGCTCCTCGCCGTCCCGCCCCTGGTGCTGAGCCTGCACCTGCTCTACTCCAACCGGGTCCGCACCCGCACCGAGCAGCAGGCGTGGCAACGGCTGGCCCGCACCACCGACGCGCTCAACGTCGTCGACCTCGACAAGGTCCTCACCACCGCCGTCACCCAGGCCGCCGAGCTGTTCTCCGCCGACGAGGTGGAGATCTCCCTGCGCGGGACGGGCCGGACGGTCCGCGGCTCCGCCGGCACCCTCACCTACGACGGGCCGACCGGCCCCGGCGGCCCGACCGAGGGTTCGGTGATCTCCGCCCGCCTGGAGGGGCACGACCGCACCGTCGACGTCGGCACCCTCCGCCTGCGGTTCCGGGGCCCCGTCCGGTTCTCCGAACGCGAGCAGTACACCCTGCGCACCTTCACCTCGGCGCTGTGCACCGCCGTCCGCAACGCCCAGGCGTACGCCGAGCTGGCCCGCGTCGCCAACGAGCACGCGTACGCGGCGACCCACGACACCCTCACCGGCCTGGCCAACCGGCGGCACCTGCTGGACCAGGGCAGCGAGCAGCTCAACGCCCGGCACGCCGACGGGGTGACCGCGCTCGTGCTGATCGACCTCAACCACTTCAAGGAGGTCAACGACACCCTCGGCCACGCCGCCGGCGACCAGGTGCTCCTCCAGGTCGCCGACCGGCTGCGCGGCGCCGCCCAGGGCGGCGACCTGGTGGCCCGCCTCGGCGGCGACGAGTTCGCCGTGCTCCTGCGCGGCCTGCCCGCCCCGGCGGTGGCCGCACACCGCACCGAGGCCCTGCTCGCCGCGCTGCACGAGCCCCTCGACCTCGACGGCATGCGGATCAGCGTGGAGGCCAGCGGCGGCATCGCCATCGCCCCGGCCAGCGGCGGCATGCCCGAGCTGCTGCGCCGCGCCGACGTCGCGATGTACCAGGCGAAGCGCGCCGGCCAGCGCATCGCCACCTACGCGTCGACCCGGGACACCGCCGACCTCGGCCGGCTCACCCTCGGCGGTGAGCTGCCCCGGGCCGTCGCCGACCAGGAGTTCACCGTCAACTTCCAGCCCATCGTCGACCTCGGCACCGGCGAGGTGACCAGCGCGGAGGCGCTGGCGCGCTGGCACCACCCGGTGCACGGCGTGATCGACCCGCTGCGCTTCCTGGAGGCCGTCGAGCGCTCCGGCCTGCTCCCCGCGTTCGCCGAGGCGATCCTCGACCAGGCGCTCATCGCCGCCAACAGCTGGCGCGACGCCGGCTTCGACCTGCCGGTGGCGGTCAACGTGTCGCCGCGCAGCCTCCTCGACGCCCGCTTCCCCAGCTCCGTGCTGGCCCGGCTGCGCGCCCACGACCTGCCGCCGGACCGGCTGGTCCTGGAACTGACCGAGACGCTGACCCTCAGCCAGCTCGACGTGGTCGACCGGGTGCTCAGCCGGCTGCGCGACGAGGGCGTCCGGCTGGCCCTGGACGACTTCGGCACCGGCTACTCCTCGCTGTCCCTGCTCTCCCGCATCCCCGTCCACGAGCTCAAGATCGACCGCAGCTTCGTGTCGGCCATGGAGGGGTCCGCCGAGGCCGCCGCCGTCATCCGGTCCACCCTCGACCTCGGCCGCAGCCTCGGGCTCACCGTCGTCGCCGAGGGGGTGGAGAGCGAACCACAGCGCCGTGCCCTCTGGGAGCTGGGCTGCACCGCCGGGCAGGGCCACCTCTTCGGCCGGCCGGTGCCGGCCGGCACGCTCCTGTCCACCCTGCACCGCGGCTTCGGCGGCCGCACCGGCACCCTCGCCCCGCCGCTGCACGACGCGGGCACCGTGGTCCGGCTCCCCGCCGGGCGACGGCAGGGCGGGCGCAGCCGGGGAGAGCGTCTGCCACACTTGCCCGCGTGA
- a CDS encoding MogA/MoaB family molybdenum cofactor biosynthesis protein, with protein sequence MIRARVVVASNRASAGVYADTSGPLLVAGLRELGCQVDDPVVVPDGEPVGAALRAALADGVDVVLTSGGTGINPTDRTPDVTRALLDHEIPGIAEAIRAHSRDRVPTAALSRGVAGVVGRMLVVNLPGSTGGARDGLAVLGPILAHAVDQLRGGDH encoded by the coding sequence GTGATCCGCGCCCGGGTGGTGGTCGCCTCCAACCGCGCGTCGGCCGGGGTCTACGCCGACACCAGCGGCCCGCTGCTCGTCGCCGGCCTGCGCGAGCTGGGCTGCCAGGTCGACGACCCGGTGGTGGTGCCCGACGGCGAACCGGTCGGCGCGGCGCTGCGGGCCGCCCTGGCCGACGGGGTCGACGTGGTGCTGACCAGCGGCGGCACCGGGATCAACCCGACCGACCGCACCCCCGACGTGACCCGAGCGCTGCTCGACCACGAGATCCCCGGCATCGCCGAGGCGATCCGGGCGCACAGCCGGGACCGGGTGCCGACGGCGGCGCTGTCCCGGGGCGTCGCCGGGGTCGTCGGCCGGATGCTGGTCGTCAACCTGCCCGGCTCCACCGGCGGCGCCCGCGACGGGCTCGCCGTCCTCGGCCCGATCCTCGCCCACGCCGTCGACCAGCTCCGCGGCGGCGACCACTGA
- the moaC gene encoding cyclic pyranopterin monophosphate synthase MoaC — MTDPAQLTHVDAAGAARMVDVSAKAVSGRLAVAAGRLRTTAEVVDLLRRDGLPKGDALAVGRLAGIMGAKRTPDLIPLCHPIALHGVTVDLALTDDTVEITATARTADRTGVEMEALTAVAVAGLALVDMVKAVDPAASVDAVRVLRKEGGKTGLWQRPADRP, encoded by the coding sequence GTGACGGATCCCGCCCAGCTCACCCACGTCGACGCGGCGGGCGCGGCCCGCATGGTCGACGTCTCCGCCAAGGCGGTCTCCGGCCGGCTCGCCGTGGCCGCCGGCCGGCTGCGGACCACCGCCGAGGTGGTCGACCTGCTGCGCCGCGACGGGCTGCCCAAGGGCGACGCGCTCGCCGTGGGCCGGCTCGCCGGCATCATGGGGGCCAAGCGGACCCCGGACCTGATCCCGCTCTGCCACCCGATCGCGCTGCACGGCGTGACCGTCGACCTCGCGCTCACCGACGACACCGTCGAGATCACCGCCACCGCGCGGACCGCCGACCGCACGGGCGTGGAGATGGAGGCGCTGACCGCCGTCGCGGTCGCCGGCCTCGCCCTGGTCGACATGGTCAAGGCGGTCGACCCGGCGGCGTCGGTCGACGCGGTGCGGGTGCTCCGCAAGGAGGGCGGCAAGACGGGCCTGTGGCAGCGGCCGGCGGACCGGCCGTGA